From one Rubidibacter lacunae KORDI 51-2 genomic stretch:
- a CDS encoding tetratricopeptide repeat protein: MDTLFVEMRVIDGSQAELRYWQPGRVIESEFLDLESIQPLLAQAEADFYSKRPDLVAMGQNLFNWLNGKGGWLTQSLERAAGGLAIALAVSEQWGNLPWELLHDGTSFLVGRVPSAVIVRWVKGAVGPLKPRDRGLNLLFMATSPEDVRPLLEFEQEEANILKITEELELSLRVEESGCVDELKKRWGRSKQNEFDVFHLTGHASLDAAGKPFFITETLTGERADTSPEDLLEAFGHKPPRLVFLSGCRTGESGNDGSVPSMAEALVQKGVPAVLGWGRSVIDASATQAAACLYERLAEGDSLTAALGATYRFLRQENIPDWHLLRLVVRSDGNNEAAWQALTEAPGFDYVPERNEVDRGFLDAKTQQVRVATGEAFVGRRRILQQSLRYLLSRNAVGLLLHGMGGNGKSTVGLRLLERLKGFKYEPVVLYRERLDDLTEQVLRGRLAPFQSERGQQILESKLPWRERLTRFLAEGLKGEQRLCFVLDDFEVNIEPQSDGTPVLKNQAKQPLKDLLQALQQCAKPHRLILTSRYDVALPDLEQKMLRVLMPALAGGELLKKYQRLPAFERNSTVAPELQAQAKAAAEGNPRLLEWLDGVLQDAETDKAVILERMQATTAEFREDILAAELLKQQSPELRMLLSRGLLFELAVPSTAMVALWEDGFGWEAHSRRAVALGLLEKSVAQGQDFYRVPRILEPLLPEPKEKKRLVEKGVKALWNCWQDSSLADEQMLMLNDLAQFAEAGEIALKVSNKLSLRREQQGRYREGIFFGENALGIAKSLLGEDHPSTATSYSNLAALYESQGRYEEAEPLYKKGLALRQRILGEDHPSTATSYNNLAALYESQGRYEEAEL; this comes from the coding sequence CCCCTGCTGGCGCAGGCGGAGGCTGATTTCTATAGCAAGCGGCCAGATCTGGTGGCAATGGGGCAGAACCTGTTTAATTGGCTCAACGGGAAGGGAGGCTGGCTGACTCAGTCGCTGGAGCGCGCGGCGGGTGGATTAGCGATCGCCCTCGCCGTTTCCGAGCAATGGGGGAATTTGCCGTGGGAGTTACTGCATGACGGGACGTCGTTTTTAGTCGGTCGGGTACCGTCAGCGGTCATCGTGCGCTGGGTGAAAGGCGCGGTGGGGCCGTTGAAACCCCGAGATCGGGGGTTGAATCTGCTGTTCATGGCCACCTCGCCAGAAGATGTGCGGCCCCTGCTGGAATTCGAGCAGGAAGAAGCAAACATTTTAAAGATTACAGAGGAGCTGGAGCTGAGTTTGCGGGTGGAGGAAAGTGGTTGTGTAGACGAGTTGAAAAAGCGCTGGGGGCGGTCTAAGCAGAATGAATTTGACGTGTTTCATTTAACGGGGCACGCCAGTTTGGACGCGGCTGGGAAGCCCTTTTTCATCACGGAAACCCTAACCGGAGAACGGGCGGATACGTCCCCCGAGGATTTGCTGGAGGCGTTTGGTCATAAGCCGCCGCGATTGGTATTTCTGTCGGGTTGTCGGACTGGCGAAAGCGGAAATGATGGGTCGGTGCCGTCCATGGCGGAGGCTTTAGTGCAAAAGGGGGTGCCAGCGGTTTTGGGCTGGGGGCGATCGGTCATTGACGCTAGCGCAACCCAAGCCGCAGCTTGTTTGTACGAGCGGTTAGCGGAAGGCGATTCGTTAACCGCGGCATTAGGGGCAACGTATCGCTTTTTACGGCAGGAGAACATTCCCGATTGGCATTTGTTGCGGCTGGTGGTGCGAAGTGACGGCAACAATGAAGCGGCTTGGCAGGCGTTGACGGAGGCACCCGGCTTTGACTATGTACCGGAGCGGAATGAAGTAGATCGAGGGTTTCTGGATGCGAAGACGCAGCAGGTGCGAGTGGCGACGGGGGAAGCATTTGTCGGGCGGCGACGCATTTTGCAGCAGAGTTTGCGATATTTGCTGTCGCGGAATGCGGTGGGATTGCTGCTGCACGGCATGGGCGGAAACGGGAAGAGCACGGTGGGATTGCGGCTCTTAGAGCGGTTGAAGGGTTTTAAGTACGAGCCGGTAGTGTTGTATCGAGAGCGGCTGGATGATTTAACAGAGCAGGTGCTTCGGGGTCGATTGGCGCCGTTTCAATCGGAGCGAGGCCAACAGATATTGGAATCGAAATTGCCGTGGCGGGAGCGGTTGACGCGGTTTTTAGCGGAGGGGCTGAAAGGCGAACAGCGACTGTGTTTTGTGCTGGATGATTTTGAGGTGAATATCGAGCCTCAGTCCGACGGGACTCCCGTGTTAAAAAATCAAGCGAAGCAGCCGTTGAAGGATTTGCTGCAGGCGCTACAACAATGTGCGAAGCCCCATCGGTTGATTCTGACCAGTCGGTATGATGTGGCACTGCCAGATTTAGAACAAAAGATGCTGCGAGTGCTGATGCCGGCCCTAGCTGGGGGCGAACTGCTGAAAAAATATCAGCGACTGCCGGCGTTTGAACGAAACTCAACGGTAGCTCCCGAGCTACAAGCCCAGGCGAAAGCGGCAGCGGAGGGGAATCCGCGGTTGCTGGAGTGGCTTGATGGAGTGTTGCAGGATGCAGAGACGGACAAAGCCGTGATTTTGGAGCGAATGCAGGCGACAACGGCGGAGTTTCGGGAGGATATTCTGGCGGCGGAGTTGTTGAAGCAGCAGTCGCCGGAGTTGCGGATGTTGTTATCTCGCGGACTGCTATTTGAGTTGGCGGTGCCCTCAACGGCGATGGTAGCGCTTTGGGAGGATGGGTTTGGTTGGGAAGCGCATTCACGTCGAGCAGTAGCCCTAGGGTTACTGGAAAAAAGTGTGGCCCAAGGGCAAGACTTTTATCGTGTGCCGCGGATACTTGAGCCACTATTGCCAGAGCCGAAAGAGAAGAAAAGGTTAGTCGAGAAAGGGGTAAAAGCACTTTGGAATTGTTGGCAAGATAGTTCCCTCGCCGACGAACAGATGCTGATGCTTAACGATCTCGCCCAATTTGCAGAGGCTGGTGAGATTGCATTGAAGGTTAGTAATAAACTATCGCTTAGACGCGAGCAACAAGGACGTTATCGGGAAGGGATATTCTTCGGGGAAAACGCCCTTGGGATCGCGAAAAGCTTATTAGGAGAAGACCACCCGTCTACCGCCACCAGTTACAGCAACCTGGCGGCACTCTACGAATCGCAAGGGCGGTACGAGGAAGCGGAACCGCTGTACAAAAAAGGGTTGGCGCTCAGGCAACGGATACTGGGAGAAGACCACCCGTCTACCGCCACCAGTTACAACAACCTGGCGGCACTCTACGAATCGCAAGGACGGTACGAGGAAGCGGAACT